A genomic stretch from Methanomassiliicoccales archaeon includes:
- a CDS encoding type II/IV secretion system ATPase subunit, with protein MTTEIEEGKERKRIGRISSKYLSFLLRIKDRPLKVRIPVSVSKGPLDVITEIPKITDINVDEVELTKILDPYSFVRIKYDNTAGEYLYEVIEPSLSEDEKNLLDVLKNSLILTLNLTDVETAKEKEEILRLATDSLLKNFGISLHPVSRERIHYYLRRDFIGYGVIDVIMTDPNVEDCSCDGVGIPLYIFHRKYGSIKSNIRFDNEVELDSFVVWLAQKCGKHISVADPILDATIPDGSRLNATLGKHVTKRGSSFTIRRFKENPFTPIDLLKFKTMSTDMMAYLWIATEYGSSMLVCGGTASGKTTTLNAILLFIPPQMKIVSIEDTRELNLPHENWIPALTREGFGGKGSTNKAGTIDMFELLTAALRQRPQYLMVGEVRGKEAYVVFQAMATGKTAYSTFHAEDVQAMVHRMENDPINLPRALLTALDIVLLQAQVKVGTKMTRRVKSLTEIVGMDPETGELITNTVHSWNPADDTFSFSGHSYVFEKVRTIRNWSPREMEREVKRRVDILEYMKKTNVDNYKTVAKIVSAYYRDPERVIKEVREKLAEG; from the coding sequence ATGACCACAGAAATTGAGGAGGGTAAAGAAAGAAAGCGAATTGGACGAATTTCGAGTAAATATCTTTCATTTCTTCTCAGGATTAAGGACAGACCTCTCAAGGTTCGAATTCCAGTTAGTGTTTCAAAAGGACCTCTTGACGTCATCACTGAAATTCCGAAGATTACGGACATCAATGTTGACGAAGTTGAATTAACGAAAATCCTCGACCCATATTCTTTTGTGAGAATAAAATATGACAACACTGCTGGTGAATATCTCTATGAAGTCATCGAACCAAGTCTTTCTGAAGATGAGAAGAATCTCCTTGACGTTCTCAAGAATTCGCTCATATTGACACTCAATCTTACAGATGTGGAGACAGCTAAAGAGAAGGAAGAAATCTTGAGACTTGCAACAGATTCCCTCTTAAAGAATTTCGGAATCTCCCTTCACCCAGTTTCTCGCGAAAGGATCCATTATTATTTGAGAAGGGACTTCATCGGATACGGCGTCATCGATGTCATAATGACAGACCCTAATGTTGAAGACTGTTCGTGCGATGGCGTCGGCATTCCATTGTACATTTTCCACAGGAAATATGGATCAATCAAGTCGAATATCAGATTCGATAATGAGGTGGAACTTGACTCGTTCGTTGTCTGGCTCGCTCAGAAATGTGGAAAGCATATTTCTGTCGCCGATCCTATTCTTGACGCGACAATTCCAGACGGTTCAAGACTCAATGCTACACTGGGAAAACATGTGACGAAACGAGGTTCGTCATTTACGATCAGACGATTCAAGGAAAATCCGTTCACGCCCATCGATCTTCTCAAATTCAAGACGATGAGCACAGACATGATGGCATATCTCTGGATTGCGACAGAATATGGTAGCTCAATGCTCGTCTGCGGCGGTACTGCAAGTGGTAAAACGACAACACTGAACGCGATCCTTCTCTTCATTCCTCCACAGATGAAAATCGTGAGCATCGAGGATACAAGGGAACTCAATTTGCCGCATGAGAACTGGATTCCCGCGCTTACGAGAGAAGGATTCGGGGGGAAGGGAAGCACCAACAAAGCTGGGACAATTGACATGTTTGAGTTACTGACTGCGGCGCTGAGACAGAGACCGCAGTATCTCATGGTGGGCGAAGTGAGAGGAAAGGAAGCTTATGTGGTTTTCCAGGCAATGGCAACTGGTAAGACTGCTTACTCAACTTTCCACGCTGAGGACGTCCAGGCGATGGTTCACAGGATGGAAAATGATCCGATCAATCTACCGCGCGCGCTGCTGACCGCACTCGATATTGTGTTGCTCCAGGCACAGGTGAAAGTCGGTACGAAAATGACAAGGCGTGTTAAATCGCTCACGGAGATCGTCGGTATGGATCCTGAAACGGGCGAACTCATCACCAACACGGTTCACAGTTGGAACCCCGCCGATGATACTTTCAGTTTCAGCGGTCACTCTTACGTGTTCGAAAAAGTGCGAACAATTCGAAACTGGTCTCCACGTGAAATGGAACGAGAGGTCAAGCGGAGAGTTGACATTCTCGAATACATGAAGAAGACGAATGTTGATAACTATAAGACCGTCGCGAAAATCGTCTCAGCGTATTATAGAGATCCTGAACGAGTCATTAAAGAGGTCAGAGAGAAACTTGCAGAAGGATAA
- a CDS encoding type II secretion system F family protein, with translation MIDKKKAKDVIDIKQLTVKKRDLSKTILVIGAVFMVIFFFIGFLDAIGGLKTGLEWIDFVAIGLMAITGPYGFYTTYKHKQIKDIESRLPDFLRDVAEAGRFGMTLAEAVKAASGGRYGKLTPEIKRMAAQIEWGVPAADAMRLFAERVNTPLVNRMMSIIIKANDAGGSVADVLTMVAHDARETMLNENERKIAMSTYMVVTYIAFAVFIATIFILNSTFLPKMAEAGRQVAEGAEQAGITNMPATIKADVIPQIQLIFVIAVVIHAFGDGILAGVLQDGRITNGMRHSFIMLLIGLIGTRLI, from the coding sequence ATGATTGATAAGAAGAAGGCGAAAGACGTCATCGATATTAAGCAGCTGACCGTGAAAAAGAGGGACCTCTCCAAGACGATCCTCGTCATCGGTGCTGTTTTCATGGTGATTTTCTTCTTCATCGGTTTCCTCGATGCGATCGGTGGACTCAAGACGGGATTAGAATGGATTGATTTCGTAGCAATCGGATTGATGGCGATCACTGGTCCATACGGATTCTATACAACCTACAAACACAAACAGATCAAGGACATCGAATCAAGACTTCCAGACTTTCTCAGAGATGTTGCAGAAGCTGGCCGCTTCGGAATGACACTCGCAGAAGCTGTAAAGGCAGCGTCTGGTGGTCGATATGGAAAGCTCACGCCCGAGATCAAAAGAATGGCAGCACAGATCGAATGGGGAGTGCCTGCAGCAGATGCGATGAGATTGTTTGCTGAAAGGGTCAATACACCACTGGTTAACAGAATGATGTCTATCATCATCAAAGCAAATGACGCCGGTGGGAGCGTTGCTGATGTCCTCACAATGGTTGCTCACGATGCCAGAGAGACTATGTTAAACGAAAACGAGCGGAAAATTGCGATGTCGACATACATGGTTGTAACATATATCGCCTTTGCAGTCTTCATCGCAACGATCTTTATCCTCAATTCAACATTTCTTCCGAAAATGGCGGAAGCCGGCCGACAGGTTGCCGAGGGAGCTGAGCAAGCGGGCATTACCAACATGCCAGCAACGATCAAGGCAGATGTGATACCGCAGATCCAGCTCATTTTTGTCATCGCAGTTGTCATCCATGCCTTCGGCGATGGAATTCTCGCGGGAGTGCTACAAGACGGTAGAATTACGAATGGAATGAGGCACAGCTTCATTATGCTGCTGATAGGCCTGATTGGAACAAGATTGATTTAG
- a CDS encoding type II secretion system F family protein, with amino-acid sequence MRKFYFKTKRAEEEEEIKGPHMVKLPKGAIPEYVKLTKYQQFCWRTLGAFVRLKAKPNPKLEQALLQAHMKMRPEEYTAYVWMTTILVGIASAAISILFGGLILSFLHVDAALVLLVSVLMIVIPPLLTYVMLISQPASVAKRRARDIDKRIGPAMSFISAMASADVNVDVIFKELSRQPIYGEIRNEAEWITRDTELLGMDILTAISNAAQRTPSRKFQEFLQGVVTTSTSGGQLKPYFLQKAEQFEKEAKLEMRSMLENLGLMAESFVTVVVAFPLFLVVIMAIMAIVPGGGGGSESTLMLLYIVVGLMIPLSQFGFIFYIWNMTKEASI; translated from the coding sequence ATGAGGAAGTTCTACTTCAAAACCAAAAGAGCGGAAGAGGAGGAGGAAATTAAAGGGCCCCATATGGTGAAACTACCTAAGGGCGCTATTCCTGAGTACGTCAAGCTTACTAAATACCAGCAATTTTGCTGGCGTACCTTGGGTGCATTTGTCAGGTTGAAAGCAAAACCGAATCCGAAACTCGAGCAGGCTCTTCTCCAGGCGCATATGAAGATGCGACCAGAGGAATACACAGCGTATGTCTGGATGACAACGATCCTTGTAGGCATCGCATCTGCCGCGATATCAATTCTATTTGGTGGATTAATACTCAGTTTCCTACACGTTGATGCTGCGCTTGTTCTCCTCGTGTCCGTCTTAATGATCGTGATTCCTCCACTTCTGACTTATGTGATGCTCATCTCTCAGCCAGCGTCCGTTGCAAAAAGGAGAGCAAGGGATATCGATAAAAGAATCGGGCCAGCTATGAGTTTCATATCTGCAATGGCGTCGGCCGATGTCAATGTCGATGTAATTTTCAAAGAATTATCGAGACAGCCGATATACGGCGAGATCAGGAATGAGGCAGAATGGATCACGAGGGACACCGAACTGCTCGGAATGGATATACTTACAGCAATCAGCAATGCAGCGCAGCGGACACCATCGAGAAAGTTTCAGGAATTTTTACAGGGCGTTGTCACGACTTCGACTTCCGGTGGTCAGCTGAAGCCATACTTCCTGCAGAAAGCCGAGCAGTTCGAAAAGGAAGCAAAGCTTGAAATGAGATCAATGCTGGAAAATCTCGGCCTAATGGCGGAGTCGTTCGTAACGGTTGTCGTTGCCTTTCCGCTTTTCCTTGTCGTTATCATGGCGATCATGGCAATTGTCCCAGGCGGAGGTGGTGGATCCGAATCAACGCTTATGCTGCTTTACATAGTCGTCGGTCTCATGATTCCGCTTTCCCAGTTTGGATTCATTTTTTACATATGGAATATGACGAAGGAGGCAAGTATTTGA
- a CDS encoding type II/IV secretion system ATPase subunit encodes MVEDEISEQTFVSEIHGQVKIREKIRDSYLKFLRTVAPKRASRVRLPAGEIAQRIEWSRGRGSIITEIPPIDDPNIETVEIYPVVEPYCYIRVTFDKRTSEYLLEAIEPKLNEKEVKLLKLIKDTLGRTLSYEWDKFTDLDKKEYLMESVESYIKSRGVKIDPIARKKIGYYITRDFVGYGPIDPFIRDENVEDISCDGVGIPIFLFHRKYESIKTTLKFDNEEFLNSYVVGLGQRCGKQISVSTPILDGTTPEGHRVQATYSNEVTTRGSTFTIRRFKEKPFTPVELIKYGTASPEMVAYFWLGVENGESAIIAGGTASGKTSTLNAIALFIPPGAKIVTMEDTREINLPHENWVPGTTRSGVGERGPDGKAPGEIDMYDLVRASLRQRPNYIIVGEVRGKETYIMFQAMATGHTTYSTMHADSVKSMVNRLENPPINCPRILLTALRNVIIQTHARVGTDLVRRIKQVIEIVGFEPETNELITNTVYEWDQATDKFVFKGHSFLFDKIMEMKNLTHEEMVEEFNRRVDIIKYMVMKDITDHRKIWSLINAYYKDPEATIKRVRRELVEGGADAGARSL; translated from the coding sequence ATGGTCGAAGATGAAATCTCGGAGCAAACCTTCGTATCAGAAATCCATGGACAAGTCAAGATAAGGGAAAAGATCAGAGACTCTTATTTGAAATTCCTTAGGACTGTTGCCCCTAAGAGAGCCTCTCGCGTCCGACTGCCCGCAGGTGAAATTGCTCAACGGATTGAGTGGTCAAGAGGAAGGGGGTCGATCATCACTGAGATTCCTCCGATTGATGACCCAAATATCGAAACCGTCGAAATCTATCCTGTTGTTGAACCATATTGCTACATCAGAGTCACTTTCGATAAAAGGACGAGCGAATATCTTCTTGAGGCAATCGAGCCGAAGCTAAACGAAAAGGAAGTGAAATTGCTCAAACTCATCAAAGACACACTCGGAAGGACACTAAGTTACGAATGGGACAAATTCACCGACCTTGATAAGAAGGAATACCTCATGGAAAGTGTTGAATCATACATTAAGAGCAGGGGCGTCAAAATTGATCCGATCGCCAGGAAAAAGATTGGTTATTATATTACAAGAGATTTCGTTGGTTACGGACCGATTGATCCTTTCATAAGAGACGAAAATGTCGAAGATATCTCTTGTGACGGCGTCGGTATCCCGATCTTCTTATTCCATAGAAAATACGAAAGTATTAAAACGACACTTAAATTTGATAACGAAGAATTCCTAAACTCATATGTCGTTGGGCTGGGCCAGAGATGCGGAAAACAAATATCGGTTTCTACTCCTATACTCGATGGTACGACGCCCGAAGGACACCGTGTCCAGGCAACTTATTCAAATGAAGTTACGACAAGAGGTTCGACCTTTACAATTCGCAGATTTAAGGAAAAGCCCTTCACGCCTGTTGAACTTATCAAATATGGGACTGCGAGTCCTGAAATGGTAGCATATTTCTGGCTTGGCGTTGAAAATGGAGAATCTGCGATTATCGCTGGCGGTACCGCTAGTGGTAAGACATCGACACTCAATGCAATCGCACTTTTCATTCCTCCAGGCGCAAAGATCGTCACGATGGAAGATACGAGAGAGATCAATTTGCCTCATGAAAACTGGGTTCCCGGAACGACAAGAAGTGGTGTTGGGGAGCGGGGACCAGATGGCAAAGCACCTGGCGAGATCGATATGTACGATCTTGTGAGAGCTTCACTCAGACAGCGACCCAACTACATTATTGTTGGTGAGGTGAGAGGCAAGGAGACATACATCATGTTCCAGGCCATGGCAACTGGACACACTACATACTCGACAATGCATGCCGATTCTGTGAAATCAATGGTCAACAGACTTGAAAATCCCCCGATCAACTGCCCAAGAATCCTACTAACAGCGCTCAGGAATGTCATCATTCAAACGCATGCCAGGGTGGGAACGGACCTCGTGAGAAGAATCAAACAGGTCATCGAGATCGTTGGATTCGAGCCAGAAACAAACGAGCTCATCACCAATACCGTCTATGAATGGGATCAGGCAACAGACAAATTCGTTTTCAAAGGACATAGCTTTCTCTTTGATAAAATCATGGAAATGAAGAACCTCACGCATGAAGAGATGGTCGAGGAGTTCAATCGCAGGGTCGATATCATCAAATACATGGTCATGAAAGATATCACAGATCACCGAAAAATCTGGTCGCTGATCAATGCATATTATAAAGATCCAGAAGCAACTATCAAAAGGGTGAGAAGGGAATTGGTCGAGGGAGGTGCGGACGCTGGCGCCCGAAGTCTCTGA
- a CDS encoding recombinase RecA, protein MQEKKMKEDQKRDYAQLDFTGFNGINNSTDGNASIEKIEEIKKWLTDEFDLISWLDESPQASAETTPISEKAEDRGESVEEIIASYEAEIARLKDEICEVKEGQVTIVGGDSEEIKRKVEELTEENAKLTKELKEAGEQLTFLKKRLEETLAGLPIDHAEIIRKELELKEREKALDERERHLTEKEAMLKSQETGTAEEEARLEDRFHAELQEKENDYRRREQELKTRIEQLEEELKQKSIEIKLLKDELEIAKMSAPEAKKEIEKSIKEIQQREKTLLLKDEEIKRLREELQEKNEELQKIKSMISYKEEELIRREEDILYREKLLAEERRRFEEAKKSTTSIEEHEMVKRLEDLKAEIQRKEEELRAKEKYLNAKMEELRLREQGIIEDEIAAREEQRALEMQQAKVKTGNPRLDDLLLGGIPFGSNVLIHGPPFIGKEVMVNQFIAEGLKKGIPAIWVITDKTPSDIREEMKFVLSGYEEYERLGLVKYVDSYSRSMGDTTVDPYTVYIEEPTDHDKIMDAVEKITKEYKEKHEYYRLAFRTISTLIAYSDINSAFRFLSPFCGRRKRDKAVSLYVVEKGMHSEQEIQMLGSIMDGMIDFKVDQLRTYFAVIGICEVQSRAYIRYTASKHGLTIGSFALEHIR, encoded by the coding sequence TTGCAGGAAAAGAAGATGAAAGAAGATCAAAAGCGCGATTATGCACAACTCGACTTTACCGGTTTTAATGGTATTAACAATAGTACCGATGGTAACGCTTCTATAGAGAAAATTGAGGAAATTAAGAAGTGGCTCACAGATGAATTTGATTTGATTTCTTGGCTCGATGAATCGCCACAAGCATCTGCCGAGACCACTCCCATCTCAGAAAAGGCGGAAGATCGGGGGGAATCGGTTGAAGAGATTATTGCTTCTTATGAAGCCGAGATCGCGAGATTGAAAGACGAGATCTGCGAAGTAAAAGAGGGGCAAGTAACGATAGTTGGCGGGGATAGTGAAGAAATTAAGCGGAAAGTTGAGGAGTTAACCGAAGAGAATGCGAAGCTGACAAAAGAATTGAAAGAAGCTGGGGAACAGCTGACATTCCTCAAAAAGCGACTTGAGGAAACCTTGGCAGGTCTGCCTATCGATCACGCTGAAATTATCAGGAAAGAACTCGAATTGAAAGAGAGGGAAAAGGCACTCGATGAAAGAGAGAGACACTTAACAGAAAAAGAGGCGATGCTAAAAAGTCAGGAGACCGGGACAGCGGAGGAGGAAGCGAGACTTGAAGATCGTTTTCACGCGGAACTTCAGGAGAAGGAAAATGATTATCGACGAAGAGAGCAGGAATTAAAGACAAGAATAGAACAACTCGAAGAAGAGCTCAAACAAAAATCCATCGAGATCAAGCTGCTGAAAGATGAACTCGAAATTGCGAAGATGAGTGCTCCTGAGGCGAAAAAGGAAATCGAAAAAAGCATCAAGGAAATACAGCAAAGAGAGAAGACACTTTTGTTAAAGGATGAAGAAATCAAAAGGTTAAGGGAAGAACTGCAAGAGAAAAATGAAGAGCTCCAAAAAATCAAGTCAATGATCTCCTATAAGGAAGAAGAGCTGATTAGAAGGGAGGAAGACATCCTCTACAGAGAAAAATTATTAGCGGAAGAAAGGAGAAGATTCGAAGAGGCGAAGAAGAGTACGACTAGCATCGAAGAACATGAAATGGTTAAACGATTAGAGGATCTGAAAGCAGAAATTCAGAGAAAGGAGGAGGAGCTCAGAGCCAAAGAAAAATACCTCAATGCGAAGATGGAAGAGTTGCGTTTAAGGGAACAAGGCATCATAGAGGATGAAATTGCGGCGAGGGAGGAGCAACGTGCACTTGAGATGCAACAGGCCAAAGTCAAGACCGGAAATCCGCGCCTTGATGATCTTCTCCTCGGTGGCATTCCATTCGGATCGAATGTACTGATTCACGGACCGCCGTTCATTGGAAAAGAAGTGATGGTCAATCAGTTTATCGCGGAGGGATTGAAAAAGGGCATACCGGCGATATGGGTTATCACAGACAAGACGCCAAGCGATATCAGGGAAGAGATGAAGTTTGTTTTGTCTGGCTACGAAGAATACGAACGTCTTGGACTCGTAAAGTATGTTGATTCGTATTCAAGAAGCATGGGTGATACGACCGTAGATCCGTATACGGTCTACATCGAAGAGCCAACGGATCATGATAAGATCATGGATGCAGTCGAAAAGATCACAAAGGAGTATAAGGAAAAACATGAATACTACCGCCTTGCCTTCAGAACAATATCAACCCTCATTGCGTACTCAGACATTAACTCGGCGTTTCGATTTCTCAGCCCCTTCTGCGGTCGCAGGAAGAGAGACAAGGCCGTATCACTCTATGTCGTCGAGAAGGGCATGCACAGTGAGCAGGAAATTCAAATGCTTGGATCGATCATGGACGGGATGATCGACTTTAAAGTCGATCAGCTGAGGACGTATTTCGCCGTTATTGGCATCTGCGAAGTGCAGTCGAGGGCCTATATTCGTTACACAGCGAGCAAGCACGGCCTCACCATTGGTTCATTCGCACTCGAACACATCCGCTAA
- a CDS encoding deoxyhypusine synthase family protein codes for MVSRKDLLKEKVKAIDFDKIKTVKDLVEAYKDSSVQSRALANCAAVYENALKDPSRPTIVLGLAGPLIAAGLRKVIADMIKYGIVDVIVSTGAIPYQDFYQSRGYAHYKCSPYIDDVKLRELFLDRIYDTLVDEKKFEETDAYIGEIAGGLEPRSYSSREFLDILGDYSEDENSILYNARKYGVPIFVPALNDSSIGIGLTEMYAKRRQENKPFMKIDPIRDDYELTQIMIHSDRTGVIYIGGGVPKNFIQQTEVIAYALGHDKGGHYYAIQITTDVPYWGGLSGCTFEEAQSWGKISKHATKAVAYVEASIGMSLMVGYILQKGVWKGRKRLQFIWENDTLKEIKKVPLAIE; via the coding sequence ATGGTGAGCCGCAAAGACCTCTTGAAGGAGAAAGTCAAGGCGATAGACTTCGACAAGATCAAAACGGTAAAGGATCTCGTAGAAGCTTATAAGGACAGCTCGGTGCAAAGCAGAGCGCTGGCCAACTGCGCTGCTGTGTACGAGAATGCGTTGAAAGATCCGAGCAGACCGACAATTGTACTAGGTCTGGCTGGGCCACTCATTGCAGCCGGATTAAGAAAAGTCATCGCTGACATGATCAAGTATGGTATTGTCGACGTGATCGTATCAACAGGGGCTATACCTTATCAGGATTTCTATCAATCAAGAGGGTACGCGCACTACAAGTGTTCCCCTTATATCGATGATGTTAAGTTGAGAGAACTTTTCCTTGACAGGATATACGATACCCTTGTCGACGAAAAGAAATTCGAAGAAACTGATGCATATATCGGTGAAATTGCCGGCGGACTCGAACCGAGGTCGTATTCCAGCAGAGAATTCCTCGATATTCTCGGAGATTATTCGGAAGATGAGAACTCGATTCTTTATAATGCACGAAAGTACGGTGTGCCCATTTTCGTTCCAGCGCTCAACGACTCATCTATCGGTATCGGTTTGACTGAAATGTATGCGAAAAGAAGACAGGAGAACAAACCCTTCATGAAAATCGATCCGATCCGGGACGATTATGAACTGACGCAGATCATGATTCATTCTGATAGGACAGGCGTCATTTATATTGGGGGCGGAGTACCGAAAAATTTCATACAACAAACAGAGGTTATCGCGTATGCGTTGGGCCATGATAAAGGCGGTCATTATTATGCGATACAAATCACGACCGATGTCCCATACTGGGGTGGCCTCTCTGGTTGTACTTTCGAAGAAGCTCAGTCTTGGGGAAAGATCAGCAAACATGCGACAAAGGCCGTTGCATACGTCGAGGCGTCTATCGGCATGAGTCTCATGGTTGGTTATATCCTGCAAAAAGGCGTATGGAAGGGGAGAAAGCGCTTGCAGTTTATCTGGGAAAATGACACACTGAAAGAGATCAAAAAGGTTCCGTTGGCAATCGAATGA
- a CDS encoding DUF531 family protein → MIGRPTIGLWNSYDPHHFREAHRRLLARAGPLAFAFDMNLATFGFPFPSELSKPSEVAEWVATTTTIGEEGRYLKELASRGRFQMFPYVRKGFPPQLGEIILTTSSPDIERKRTADDICAMLMSGRSVCLLFGAGPKGTPKELIDSTNHHFDVTFGGHSLETCTALGAVVAVIAHTLKRKSEQSQESL, encoded by the coding sequence ATGATTGGACGTCCTACAATTGGTCTTTGGAATTCTTACGATCCCCATCATTTCAGGGAAGCCCATCGTCGCCTCCTCGCCCGCGCGGGTCCATTGGCATTTGCGTTCGATATGAACCTCGCGACCTTTGGATTTCCTTTTCCTTCGGAGCTCTCGAAGCCGTCTGAAGTCGCGGAGTGGGTTGCGACAACGACAACGATTGGTGAGGAAGGCCGTTATCTCAAGGAACTGGCATCGAGAGGACGCTTTCAAATGTTTCCATACGTTCGAAAAGGATTTCCGCCACAGCTTGGCGAAATCATATTGACGACGAGCAGTCCCGACATAGAGCGAAAGAGAACTGCTGACGATATCTGCGCGATGCTTATGAGCGGCAGGAGCGTTTGTTTACTTTTCGGGGCAGGGCCAAAAGGAACACCAAAGGAGCTCATTGATTCGACAAATCATCATTTTGATGTGACTTTTGGAGGCCACTCCCTTGAAACGTGTACGGCACTTGGTGCTGTTGTCGCGGTCATCGCTCATACATTGAAAAGGAAATCTGAGCAGTCGCAAGAGTCACTTTGA
- a CDS encoding phosphoribosylformylglycinamidine cyclo-ligase, protein MNPEGWTYKMAGVDIHKKSMAIGSLVEELKYKRRGFGMALPIKGQFTGLIDFGDVALTLCTDGVGTKLLVAKRMNKWDTVGIDCIAMNVNDTICVGAEPLAIVDYIAMDRPDEKITKEIGKGLESGAKLANVDIVGGEIAIMPEIVKEIDLSASCLGFVDKRKIINGSEVTPGDLIIGLPSSGIHSNGLTLARKVFEENRIDYDEVISPLDKTVGEELLTPTEIYVKKVMKLIKSCKVHGMVNITGGGLRNFVRIKGDVKFEIDDPLPPNPIFEIIADLGRIDNHEMYQTFNMGMGFAVICPEEEEKNALKTLGKGAKVVGRVTKGKGVAIPSLKISYKKY, encoded by the coding sequence ATGAATCCAGAAGGATGGACTTACAAAATGGCAGGCGTCGACATACATAAAAAATCGATGGCGATCGGTTCGCTTGTTGAAGAGCTCAAGTATAAACGAAGGGGATTTGGTATGGCGCTGCCGATCAAAGGTCAATTCACCGGTTTAATCGATTTTGGTGACGTCGCCCTCACTCTTTGCACCGATGGCGTGGGGACAAAACTCCTCGTCGCCAAAAGAATGAACAAATGGGATACTGTCGGGATCGATTGCATCGCGATGAATGTGAACGACACGATCTGCGTTGGCGCGGAGCCGCTCGCGATCGTCGATTACATTGCCATGGATCGACCTGATGAGAAAATCACCAAGGAAATTGGAAAAGGTCTCGAGAGCGGTGCCAAATTGGCTAATGTTGATATTGTGGGAGGAGAGATAGCGATAATGCCCGAAATCGTTAAGGAAATTGATCTCTCAGCGAGCTGCCTTGGATTTGTTGATAAGCGGAAAATCATCAATGGAAGCGAAGTAACGCCGGGCGACTTGATCATCGGATTGCCGAGTTCGGGAATTCATTCAAACGGACTGACATTGGCAAGAAAGGTGTTCGAAGAGAATAGAATTGACTACGACGAGGTCATATCACCGCTCGATAAAACTGTCGGCGAAGAACTTCTCACACCAACTGAGATTTATGTGAAAAAGGTCATGAAATTGATCAAATCATGCAAAGTACACGGCATGGTCAACATTACCGGCGGAGGTCTCCGTAATTTTGTCAGAATCAAAGGTGATGTGAAATTCGAAATTGATGATCCTCTTCCTCCGAACCCAATTTTCGAGATCATCGCTGATCTGGGAAGAATCGATAATCATGAGATGTACCAGACGTTCAACATGGGAATGGGATTCGCCGTGATCTGCCCAGAGGAGGAGGAAAAAAATGCATTGAAAACACTTGGAAAAGGTGCAAAGGTTGTCGGCAGAGTCACGAAAGGAAAAGGCGTCGCCATTCCGTCACTGAAGATTTCTTATAAAAAATACTAA
- a CDS encoding RlmE family RNA methyltransferase, producing MSRRWVVERRRDFYYRKAKEMNYRSRAAFKLKQIDQRFGILRRGATVVDLGAAPGGWLQVAKESVGSKGLVVGVDLQPILPIEGVMTIRGDIRSEKTVEKVLSVIGGRADVVLSDMSPNISGNYSTDHARSVELCEHALEFAKKSLKDGGSMVVKIFQGDLLKDYLRQMRENFLDVRLHSPKASRPTSSEIYIIARGFVRNDKKEEDVDNSINQ from the coding sequence ATGTCGAGACGCTGGGTCGTGGAGCGCCGCAGGGATTTTTATTACCGGAAAGCGAAGGAAATGAACTACAGGAGCAGGGCCGCTTTCAAGCTAAAACAGATCGACCAGCGATTTGGAATTTTGAGACGCGGGGCAACCGTTGTTGATTTGGGCGCCGCACCTGGCGGATGGCTTCAGGTTGCAAAGGAATCGGTAGGATCTAAGGGTCTCGTCGTCGGTGTTGATCTGCAACCAATCTTGCCGATTGAAGGCGTCATGACCATTCGCGGGGATATCAGGTCGGAAAAGACTGTGGAGAAGGTGCTTTCGGTGATCGGAGGTCGCGCGGATGTTGTGCTTTCCGACATGTCGCCGAATATCAGTGGAAACTATTCAACCGACCATGCAAGGTCTGTCGAGCTCTGTGAGCATGCCCTCGAGTTTGCGAAAAAGAGTCTGAAAGATGGCGGAAGTATGGTTGTCAAGATCTTCCAGGGGGATCTGTTGAAAGATTATCTGAGGCAGATGAGGGAGAACTTTTTGGATGTAAGGTTGCATAGTCCGAAAGCCTCGCGTCCCACAAGCTCGGAAATCTATATCATAGCGCGTGGTTTTGTTCGCAATGATAAGAAAGAAGAAGATGTGGACAATTCGATCAACCAGTAG